One Clostridiaceae bacterium DNA segment encodes these proteins:
- a CDS encoding N-acetyl-gamma-glutamyl-phosphate reductase — protein MVNVSIIGATGYVGIEMVRLIHNHPEFNIAAVVSQNFVGNKISDIYPNLKNVFDMECSALDIDKIAQVSDIVITALPHGVSKDVIPQLISRGIRVLDHSGDFRYKSVEVYEKWYNTTHGMPELLEISVYGLPEIYRNQIKDAQLVANPGCYPTCSILGIWPLLKNNLIEKKNIIIDAASGVTGAGRTTSLPYQFCECTENFKAYKVATHRHTSEIEQELSFIAGEPLMVSFTPHLAPMKRGMLATIYANLAEKITASELIDIYKEHYKNDFFVRILDEGQIPETKNVAGSNFIDIGLVVDERLNRVIVLSALDNLGKGAAGQAVQDLNIMCGLPEETGLSSPGYYL, from the coding sequence GTGGTGAATGTAAGTATTATCGGCGCTACAGGATATGTTGGTATTGAAATGGTCCGCCTGATTCATAACCATCCGGAATTCAATATTGCTGCAGTAGTTTCTCAGAATTTTGTAGGAAATAAGATTTCGGATATTTATCCAAATCTAAAAAATGTTTTTGATATGGAGTGTAGTGCCCTGGATATAGACAAAATTGCCCAGGTTTCAGATATAGTAATCACTGCTCTTCCCCACGGGGTATCCAAAGATGTAATTCCCCAACTTATATCAAGAGGAATAAGAGTCCTTGATCATAGTGGTGATTTTAGATACAAATCTGTTGAAGTTTATGAAAAATGGTACAATACAACCCATGGCATGCCTGAATTACTGGAAATTTCAGTATACGGCTTGCCTGAAATATACAGAAATCAGATTAAAGATGCTCAACTGGTGGCTAATCCGGGCTGCTACCCAACCTGTTCTATTCTGGGTATCTGGCCTCTTCTTAAAAATAATCTTATTGAGAAGAAAAATATTATTATTGATGCCGCTTCCGGAGTAACAGGAGCCGGAAGAACCACAAGCCTGCCCTACCAGTTCTGTGAATGTACTGAAAACTTTAAAGCATATAAAGTGGCAACACACAGGCATACTTCTGAAATAGAACAGGAACTAAGTTTTATAGCAGGCGAACCTTTGATGGTATCTTTTACTCCTCACCTTGCTCCTATGAAGAGAGGCATGCTTGCAACAATTTATGCAAACTTGGCGGAAAAAATAACTGCATCTGAACTAATAGATATATATAAAGAGCACTATAAAAACGACTTTTTCGTAAGGATATTAGATGAAGGTCAAATTCCTGAAACCAAGAATGTAGCAGGTTCTAATTTCATTGATATCGGATTGGTTGTAGATGAAAGGCTCAACAGAGTTATAGTATTATCCGCTCTGGATAACCTTGGTAAAGGTGCCGCAGGCCAGGCTGTCCAGGATCTTAACATTATGTGCGGATTACCTGAAGAAACAGGACTGTCCAGCCCAGGCTATTATTTATAA
- a CDS encoding aspartate aminotransferase family protein, with protein MNLSEVIEMDKKYYMNTFGNRTPVCFQYGKGINLWDDKGNKYYDFLAGIAVNALGHSHPRLVKAIQEQAEKFIHCSSLYYIENQAKLAKVLVENSCADKVFFANSGAEANEGAIKLARLYFKKKGFNDKYEIITLENSFHGRTLATIAATGQEKYQKPYCPLTPKFTKVPINDLAALENAINDNTCAIMLEPVQGESGVRPTTYEYMQGVRKLCDEKGILLILDEVQCGLGRTGKLFGYQHYDIEPDIFTLAKALGGGFPIGALCAKDFVAQAFEPGDHGSTFGGNPLACAAGLAVMDVLLNENLVDNADKMGRYFAGKLSDLKEKYSVITEIRYKGLLLGIQFSIPKAKEIKDECFNRGYLIGNVGTNILRISPPLIVTEEDIDGMVSVLDSVLGNLE; from the coding sequence ATGAACCTTAGCGAAGTTATAGAAATGGATAAAAAATATTATATGAATACTTTTGGGAACAGGACTCCTGTCTGTTTTCAATATGGTAAAGGAATTAATCTCTGGGATGACAAGGGTAATAAATATTATGATTTTCTCGCAGGAATTGCGGTAAACGCGCTGGGACATTCTCATCCAAGACTAGTTAAAGCTATACAGGAGCAGGCCGAAAAATTTATCCATTGCTCAAGCCTTTATTACATTGAAAATCAGGCAAAGCTTGCAAAGGTTTTAGTGGAAAATTCCTGTGCTGATAAAGTATTTTTTGCCAATAGCGGAGCAGAGGCAAATGAAGGCGCAATAAAACTTGCCCGTTTGTATTTCAAGAAGAAAGGGTTTAATGATAAATACGAGATAATAACACTTGAAAATTCCTTCCACGGAAGAACTCTTGCTACAATAGCCGCAACAGGCCAGGAAAAGTATCAGAAACCCTATTGTCCTCTCACGCCCAAATTTACTAAAGTCCCTATAAATGACCTGGCTGCTCTTGAAAATGCAATTAATGACAATACCTGTGCAATAATGCTGGAACCTGTTCAGGGAGAAAGCGGCGTGCGTCCCACCACATACGAATATATGCAGGGTGTACGCAAATTATGTGATGAAAAAGGCATATTATTAATACTTGATGAAGTACAATGCGGTCTTGGAAGAACAGGTAAACTTTTTGGGTATCAACATTATGATATAGAACCTGATATATTTACATTGGCCAAGGCTTTAGGTGGAGGTTTCCCAATAGGAGCTTTATGCGCAAAGGATTTCGTTGCACAGGCCTTCGAACCGGGAGACCATGGTTCAACATTCGGCGGAAATCCTCTGGCTTGCGCAGCCGGATTGGCAGTTATGGACGTGTTGTTAAATGAAAATCTAGTAGATAATGCCGACAAAATGGGCCGGTACTTCGCCGGGAAGCTATCTGACCTCAAAGAGAAATACAGTGTCATAACTGAAATCAGGTACAAAGGATTGCTGTTAGGAATTCAGTTTTCCATACCAAAAGCTAAAGAAATTAAGGATGAATGTTTTAATAGAGGATACTTAATTGGAAATGTGGGAACCAATATTCTCAGAATTTCCCCTCCCCTGATAGTCACAGAAGAGGATATAGACGGTATGGTATCTGTATTGGATTCAGTACTGGGTAACCTGGAATAA
- a CDS encoding cold shock domain-containing protein codes for MEKGRVKWFNAEKGYGFIEREDGNDVFVHYSAIEMDGFKTLEEGAEVQFEVVEGAKGPQAANVTKTV; via the coding sequence ATGGAAAAAGGAAGAGTAAAATGGTTTAACGCCGAAAAAGGTTATGGATTTATTGAAAGAGAAGACGGTAATGATGTATTTGTTCATTATTCGGCTATCGAAATGGACGGCTTCAAAACTTTAGAAGAAGGTGCAGAAGTTCAGTTTGAGGTTGTTGAGGGCGCCAAAGGCCCCCAGGCAGCAAACGTGACAAAAACCGTGTAG
- the ftsE gene encoding cell division ATP-binding protein FtsE: MVEFIGVEKKYPNGTVALKDISFRIDKGEFVFIIGSSGSGKSTMLKLMMKEEEPTAGQVFVNGYDVASLSRKEIPSLRRSLGVVFQDFRLLPNKTVYENVAFAMQITEATPKEIRRQVPMALALVGLSRKANVCPGQLSGGEQQRTALARALVNNPSILIADEPTGNLDPENSWEIIRLLAEINNRGTTVIVATHEKSIVDAMKKRVIALNRGVLVRDQQKGLYEDENKNFPIHV, from the coding sequence ATGGTTGAATTTATAGGTGTAGAAAAAAAATATCCTAATGGTACTGTCGCTTTAAAAGATATCAGTTTTAGAATAGATAAAGGTGAATTTGTATTTATTATAGGTTCAAGCGGCTCAGGGAAATCCACAATGCTCAAGCTTATGATGAAAGAGGAAGAACCTACAGCCGGTCAGGTTTTTGTAAACGGGTATGATGTAGCATCCCTTAGCAGGAAAGAAATACCCAGCTTAAGAAGAAGCCTTGGAGTAGTGTTTCAGGATTTTAGACTTCTTCCCAATAAGACAGTTTATGAAAATGTTGCTTTTGCCATGCAGATAACTGAAGCTACTCCAAAAGAAATTCGCCGCCAGGTTCCAATGGCGCTTGCGCTTGTAGGATTAAGCAGAAAGGCTAATGTTTGTCCCGGACAGCTTTCAGGAGGAGAACAGCAGAGAACAGCTTTAGCACGTGCACTGGTGAATAACCCCTCTATTCTGATTGCCGATGAACCTACCGGAAATCTTGACCCTGAAAATTCATGGGAGATAATTAGGTTATTAGCGGAAATAAATAACAGAGGAACTACAGTTATAGTTGCCACCCATGAAAAAAGTATTGTAGATGCCATGAAGAAAAGGGTTATAGCACTAAACAGAGGGGTATTAGTAAGAGACCAGCAGAAAGGACTCTATGAAGATGAAAATAAGAACTTTCCGATACATGTTTAA
- a CDS encoding PucR family transcriptional regulator, with protein sequence MKLLQNLVNQAKQNIKAEFGVINESGLILACSDERNVGKKMDIPEDFIEGQNLSIVVDGITYRKVFIRNKLEYITFIKSDSEEYYNYLSLFCINIINLKTYHEEKFDKRSFIKNIILDNILPGDISIRAKELRMATNVYRVVFLIKTEKSSEVYSSEIIQNLFPNRSKDFIVVLDEENIVLVKELKSKDDKAEIEKIAAVIIDNLNAESMVKAHVGIGTVVDDIKDIGRSFKEAQTALMVGAIFESEKKIVNYEKLGIGRLIYQLPETLCRMFLNEVFPEGALESLDDETLITIQKFFENDLNISETSRQLYVHRNTLVYRLEKIYKITGLDLRKLDDAITFKVSTLVKKYLDNYAAKG encoded by the coding sequence ATGAAACTACTACAGAACCTTGTAAATCAGGCAAAACAAAATATTAAGGCTGAGTTTGGGGTTATCAATGAAAGTGGATTGATACTAGCCTGTTCTGATGAGAGAAATGTAGGAAAGAAAATGGATATACCGGAAGATTTCATTGAAGGACAGAATTTATCCATTGTAGTAGATGGTATTACTTACAGAAAGGTATTCATAAGAAATAAATTAGAGTATATTACATTCATCAAATCTGATAGTGAAGAGTATTATAACTATCTGTCTCTTTTTTGCATAAATATAATTAATCTAAAAACATATCATGAAGAAAAATTTGACAAGAGAAGCTTTATTAAAAATATTATTTTAGATAATATTCTGCCAGGGGATATTTCTATCAGGGCAAAGGAACTTCGCATGGCTACCAATGTTTACAGAGTGGTATTTTTGATAAAGACAGAAAAATCCAGCGAAGTTTATTCCAGTGAAATTATTCAAAACCTGTTTCCAAATAGATCTAAAGATTTCATTGTTGTATTGGATGAAGAAAATATAGTTTTGGTAAAAGAGTTAAAATCTAAAGATGATAAAGCAGAAATTGAAAAAATAGCTGCAGTAATTATAGACAACCTTAATGCCGAATCAATGGTAAAAGCTCACGTGGGTATAGGAACTGTTGTTGATGATATAAAGGATATTGGACGTTCTTTTAAAGAAGCTCAAACTGCATTAATGGTAGGAGCTATATTTGAAAGTGAAAAGAAAATCGTGAATTATGAGAAGCTTGGAATAGGCAGATTAATATACCAGCTGCCGGAAACTCTTTGCAGAATGTTCCTTAATGAAGTATTCCCCGAAGGGGCTTTAGAGTCTTTGGATGATGAAACTCTTATTACCATACAGAAATTTTTTGAAAATGATCTTAATATCAGCGAAACTTCCCGTCAATTGTATGTTCATAGAAATACCCTCGTATATAGGTTAGAAAAGATATATAAGATAACAGGGCTTGACCTTAGAAAATTGGATGATGCAATAACTTTTAAGGTATCAACCTTAGTTAAAAAATATCTGGATAACTATGCAGCCAAGGGTTAA
- a CDS encoding S41 family peptidase translates to MFGNVFFNAKYEIYFDSDSVDINNIKRFNEVRNILKKEYYKDIDENVLLEGAIAGMANSLGDPYTVYLTKDQMKAFREKSDGSYVGIGVSVIEDKDGLLTVVEPFEGSPALEAGVQKGDKIINVDGVDVTSIRDDDVIIGMIRGKEGTICKITMLRPSEGRAIDFEIPRKRIKIANIKSEMLADNIGYIKIIMFDSEIASYFQQHLYGLLKQGMKGLIIDLRDNPGGSYDQVVKIADILLPEGLIVYTEDRNNNRVEEKSDKLNLQMPIAVLINNNSASASEILAGALKDHKKGVLVGTKTFGKGLVQAVLPLTGGAGIKVTVSRYFTPSGVCIQDVGIEPDVEVLLPKEYSNLPVSQVPRGEDTQLETAIQILKAKQQ, encoded by the coding sequence ATGTTTGGCAATGTTTTTTTTAATGCCAAATATGAAATCTATTTCGATTCCGATTCTGTAGACATAAATAATATCAAGAGGTTTAATGAAGTCAGGAATATTTTAAAGAAGGAGTACTATAAGGATATAGATGAAAATGTTTTGCTTGAGGGAGCAATTGCGGGCATGGCCAATTCACTGGGAGATCCTTATACTGTATACCTTACTAAAGACCAGATGAAGGCATTCAGGGAAAAATCAGACGGAAGTTATGTTGGCATAGGAGTATCAGTTATTGAAGATAAGGACGGGCTGCTTACGGTAGTGGAGCCTTTCGAAGGTTCTCCTGCACTGGAGGCGGGAGTTCAAAAGGGAGATAAAATTATTAATGTTGATGGTGTTGATGTAACATCAATAAGGGACGATGATGTTATAATCGGCATGATACGGGGGAAAGAGGGTACTATATGTAAAATAACCATGTTAAGGCCCTCTGAAGGCAGGGCTATTGATTTTGAAATACCAAGAAAAAGAATAAAGATAGCAAATATTAAAAGCGAAATGTTGGCTGATAATATTGGATATATTAAAATTATTATGTTTGATTCAGAGATTGCGAGTTACTTCCAACAGCATCTTTATGGATTATTAAAGCAGGGAATGAAAGGTCTGATTATTGATCTTAGAGATAATCCGGGAGGTTCCTATGATCAGGTAGTTAAAATTGCAGACATCCTTCTTCCGGAAGGTTTGATTGTTTACACAGAGGATAGGAACAATAACAGAGTTGAGGAAAAGTCTGATAAACTTAATCTGCAGATGCCTATTGCAGTATTGATAAACAATAACAGTGCCAGCGCATCTGAAATTTTAGCAGGAGCATTGAAAGACCATAAAAAAGGTGTTTTAGTGGGAACCAAGACTTTTGGCAAGGGATTGGTTCAGGCTGTCCTTCCTTTGACCGGAGGTGCCGGAATTAAAGTAACTGTATCCAGGTATTTTACTCCTTCGGGAGTATGTATCCAGGATGTTGGCATTGAGCCCGATGTAGAAGTACTTCTTCCCAAAGAATATAGTAACTTGCCGGTATCCCAGGTTCCCAGAGGTGAAGACACACAACTTGAAACAGCAATTCAGATATTAAAGGCTAAACAACAGTAA
- a CDS encoding class I SAM-dependent methyltransferase gives MVCFIQGGTIIYTSLAYVYDKLMSDVDYTKWADYIEKIFEKNDYKPSLIADLGCGTGSFCIEMAERNYEMIGIDISYDMLSCAKNKSLEKNLDILFINQDISNFELHGTVDAFTCLLDSLNYITRKNDVRRLFRLVYNYLNPGGLFIFDINTRYKFEKILGNNVFYSVDNEVTYIWENKYNKKKQICQFDITLFIKEDDKYRRYDEIHYERAYSEDELRKLAEQSGLKVLNIYDAMKFTHPDNKSERIFFVCKKLV, from the coding sequence ATGGTTTGCTTTATACAGGGGGGAACGATAATTTATACAAGTCTTGCTTATGTCTATGATAAGCTAATGAGCGATGTAGATTATACAAAATGGGCAGATTACATTGAAAAGATCTTTGAAAAAAATGATTATAAGCCGTCTTTAATAGCAGATTTAGGCTGTGGGACGGGAAGTTTCTGTATTGAAATGGCAGAAAGAAACTATGAAATGATTGGAATCGATATTTCCTATGACATGCTTTCTTGCGCTAAAAACAAGTCTCTTGAAAAAAATCTTGATATATTGTTTATTAATCAGGATATAAGTAATTTTGAACTTCACGGTACTGTTGATGCTTTTACCTGCCTTTTGGACAGTTTGAATTACATTACAAGGAAAAATGATGTCAGAAGATTATTTAGACTTGTTTATAATTATTTAAATCCCGGAGGGCTTTTTATTTTTGACATAAATACCCGGTATAAATTTGAAAAAATATTGGGAAATAATGTATTCTACAGCGTGGATAATGAAGTTACATATATATGGGAGAATAAATATAATAAGAAAAAGCAAATATGCCAGTTTGATATAACACTTTTTATTAAGGAAGATGATAAGTACAGGCGATATGATGAAATACATTATGAAAGAGCTTATTCTGAGGATGAACTTAGAAAATTGGCAGAACAGTCGGGATTAAAAGTCTTGAATATTTATGATGCCATGAAATTTACACATCCTGATAATAAAAGTGAAAGAATATTTTTTGTATGTAAAAAATTGGTATGA
- a CDS encoding peptidoglycan DD-metalloendopeptidase family protein codes for MKAKRILSVGLILIFIFSCAFTVVAGQLEEAQQRKNEIESKLKDVAQEKKELEAEKKRLEEDKKNLLNAQAQETKEYEKLVEELNKLEEELAKIEDSIRQAEKDLEEKTEQVKIRLRVMYESSKSSILYSLINSKSLTDFFEKIELISFIAKKDSEMIEELKFMKADVEYMRQLKAQEIEGVENKKVETRERLDNLTASRAEIEQRLNQRLQDLKRIEQLEDQLLEESRKADKEIAALLSNNPYVGGSMVWPAPGNYRVTSQYGMRFHPILKVNRMHSGIDIDADTGDDIVAANDGTVILSGTTSGYGKRIVIDHGGGISTLYAHCSKLLVSVGDKVKAGQVIAKVGSTGLSTGPHLHFEVRENDKTVDPLKGYLSK; via the coding sequence ATGAAAGCTAAAAGAATTTTGTCAGTTGGGCTAATTCTGATATTTATCTTTTCTTGTGCTTTTACTGTAGTAGCTGGTCAATTGGAAGAAGCTCAACAGAGAAAGAATGAAATTGAAAGTAAGTTAAAAGATGTTGCGCAAGAAAAAAAGGAACTTGAGGCAGAGAAAAAAAGACTGGAAGAAGATAAGAAAAACCTTTTAAATGCACAGGCTCAAGAGACCAAGGAGTATGAAAAACTTGTAGAAGAACTGAATAAACTGGAAGAAGAATTAGCAAAGATAGAGGATAGCATACGTCAAGCTGAGAAAGATTTGGAAGAAAAGACCGAACAGGTAAAAATAAGACTGAGAGTTATGTATGAGAGCTCAAAAAGTTCCATTCTTTATTCTCTTATTAATTCAAAGTCATTAACGGACTTTTTTGAAAAAATAGAACTTATTAGTTTTATAGCTAAAAAAGATAGTGAAATGATAGAAGAATTAAAATTTATGAAAGCAGACGTTGAATACATGAGACAACTAAAGGCACAAGAAATAGAGGGAGTAGAAAATAAAAAGGTTGAAACCAGGGAACGTTTAGATAATCTCACAGCTTCAAGAGCTGAAATTGAACAAAGACTGAATCAAAGACTTCAAGACTTAAAAAGGATTGAACAGCTTGAGGACCAGCTTCTGGAAGAATCCAGGAAAGCAGATAAGGAAATAGCTGCGCTGCTTAGTAATAATCCTTATGTTGGTGGAAGCATGGTTTGGCCAGCGCCTGGGAATTATAGAGTTACGTCCCAGTATGGGATGAGATTCCATCCAATTCTTAAGGTGAACAGAATGCATAGCGGAATTGATATAGACGCTGATACGGGGGATGACATTGTTGCTGCAAATGACGGGACTGTTATTTTGTCGGGGACTACTTCAGGTTATGGCAAGAGAATAGTTATTGATCATGGGGGAGGAATATCCACTCTTTACGCTCACTGCAGCAAGTTGCTTGTTTCAGTTGGCGATAAAGTTAAAGCAGGCCAGGTAATTGCAAAAGTAGGCAGTACTGGTCTCTCTACAGGGCCGCATCTCCATTTTGAAGTAAGGGAAAACGATAAAACTGTAGATCCTTTAAAGGGATATTTGTCTAAATAA
- a CDS encoding ABC transporter permease translates to MKMKIRTFRYMFKEGLINTYKNKLMSLASITAVIASLVIFGLFFLLLENIRYNANILNEQQEMKVFCDYELEEEKIKEIEKALKQIENIKDYRLITAREAFEEYKIELGENADILEGFDENTLLSASFIVTLNNPDLSRETEKQIMAIEGVRKVAYYQEVIDFISRLSKWINAVSWVLIFILLLISVFIISNTIRLTVFARRREISIMKYIGATDWFIRWPFIFEGVIIGLIGAIIAAVLTNYGYGIIETKFNTELFEVGSNYFSLVSKNDISLRLSLFYCLTGCTVGAVGSLISIRKYLSV, encoded by the coding sequence ATGAAGATGAAAATAAGAACTTTCCGATACATGTTTAAAGAAGGTTTGATAAATACATATAAGAATAAACTGATGTCACTTGCATCAATAACAGCGGTAATTGCGTCATTAGTGATATTTGGTTTGTTTTTTCTATTGCTGGAGAACATAAGATATAACGCAAATATCCTTAATGAACAGCAGGAAATGAAGGTATTTTGCGATTATGAACTGGAAGAGGAAAAAATTAAGGAAATTGAGAAGGCTCTGAAACAAATTGAGAATATTAAAGATTACCGACTTATAACCGCCAGGGAAGCCTTTGAAGAATATAAGATTGAATTGGGAGAAAACGCAGATATCCTGGAAGGATTTGATGAAAATACCCTTCTGTCTGCTTCCTTTATAGTTACACTAAACAACCCTGATCTAAGCAGAGAAACAGAAAAGCAGATAATGGCTATTGAAGGAGTAAGGAAAGTAGCTTATTATCAGGAAGTTATTGACTTTATTTCAAGACTGTCAAAATGGATTAATGCTGTAAGCTGGGTATTGATATTTATACTTTTATTAATATCGGTATTTATTATATCTAATACAATAAGGTTGACAGTATTTGCTAGAAGAAGAGAGATAAGCATAATGAAATATATTGGGGCTACAGACTGGTTTATACGTTGGCCTTTTATATTTGAAGGTGTTATAATAGGCTTAATAGGTGCAATTATAGCTGCAGTACTTACAAATTATGGATATGGCATTATTGAAACTAAGTTTAATACAGAATTGTTTGAAGTCGGAAGTAATTACTTTAGTTTAGTCAGTAAGAATGATATCAGTCTCCGGTTATCATTATTTTATTGTCTGACAGGATGCACGGTGGGTGCTGTAGGCAGTCTGATATCAATTCGAAAATATTTAAGTGTTTGA
- the ugpC gene encoding sn-glycerol-3-phosphate ABC transporter ATP-binding protein UgpC yields the protein MASVQLKHVYKRFEGGVTAVSDFNLDIEDKEFIILVGPSGCGKTTTLRMIAGLEEISEGEIYIDGKLVNDVQPKDRDIAMVFQNYALYPHMSVFDNMAFGLKLRKTPKDEIKRRVHEAAKILDIEHLLDRKPKALSGGQRQRVALGRAIVREPKVFLMDEPLSNLDAKLRVQMRIEISKLHQKLQTTIIYVTHDQTEAMTMGTRIVVMKDGFIQQVDTPQALYTKPCNMFVAGFIGSPQMNFINVKLEKRGEETYMLFGKNAIKLPAHKAKLLEGTDYVGKEVVMGIRPEAISDDEDDVQANPDCVLEADVEVLEMLGSETFLYLHVDDINLTARVNPNTKAKAGKRVKICLDTDKCHLFDKETEKTIIN from the coding sequence ATGGCAAGTGTACAGTTAAAACACGTGTATAAGAGGTTTGAGGGTGGAGTAACAGCTGTTAGTGATTTTAACCTTGATATCGAAGATAAAGAGTTTATTATTTTAGTTGGTCCCTCTGGCTGTGGTAAGACCACTACATTAAGAATGATAGCAGGCCTCGAAGAAATTTCCGAAGGTGAAATTTATATTGATGGTAAGCTGGTAAATGATGTTCAGCCAAAAGACAGAGATATCGCAATGGTTTTCCAGAACTACGCTCTCTATCCTCACATGTCAGTATTTGACAACATGGCTTTCGGACTTAAATTAAGAAAGACTCCTAAGGATGAAATAAAGAGAAGAGTTCATGAAGCTGCAAAAATTCTCGATATTGAGCATCTGTTAGACAGAAAGCCAAAGGCTTTGTCAGGTGGACAAAGACAGAGAGTTGCTCTTGGCCGTGCTATAGTTCGTGAACCAAAGGTATTCCTTATGGACGAGCCTCTTTCAAACTTGGATGCTAAATTAAGAGTTCAGATGAGAATAGAAATCAGTAAGTTGCACCAGAAATTACAAACAACTATAATTTACGTTACCCATGACCAGACAGAAGCTATGACAATGGGTACAAGAATCGTAGTTATGAAAGATGGATTTATACAGCAAGTTGATACACCGCAAGCATTATATACTAAGCCATGTAATATGTTTGTTGCAGGATTTATCGGAAGCCCTCAAATGAACTTCATTAATGTAAAATTAGAAAAACGTGGCGAAGAAACATACATGCTCTTTGGCAAAAATGCAATCAAGCTTCCTGCTCATAAAGCTAAATTATTGGAAGGCACAGATTATGTAGGAAAAGAAGTTGTCATGGGTATCAGGCCTGAGGCAATTTCAGATGATGAAGATGATGTACAGGCTAATCCTGACTGTGTTCTTGAAGCAGATGTTGAAGTGCTTGAAATGCTTGGCTCTGAAACATTCCTGTATCTGCATGTTGACGATATTAACTTAACTGCAAGAGTTAACCCGAATACAAAGGCTAAGGCAGGAAAGAGAGTAAAGATTTGTCTTGATACAGATAAATGCCATCTGTTTGACAAAGAAACTGAGAAAACAATAATCAATTAA
- a CDS encoding small, acid-soluble spore protein, alpha/beta type: MGNIDEKLKYEIASELGLLDKVTKFGWKSLSAKETGRIGGLMSKKKKALQLDKGQQM, translated from the coding sequence GTGGGGAATATAGATGAAAAACTCAAATATGAAATTGCTTCTGAACTGGGACTGTTAGATAAGGTAACAAAGTTCGGATGGAAAAGTTTATCTGCTAAGGAGACAGGAAGAATAGGAGGGTTAATGTCAAAAAAGAAAAAAGCTTTACAGTTGGATAAAGGCCAGCAAATGTGA
- the argB gene encoding acetylglutamate kinase, producing the protein METIIKKAQILIEALPYIQKFYGKTVVIKYGGNAMINDTLKNSVMEDIILLKYIGLHPIVVHGGGPDINKALEKFDIKSEFVNGLRVTDAATMEVAQMVLVGKTNKEIVSMLNHKGGKAIGLCGIDGNLLECRQHKPVVDGVERDIGYVGKIINVNAKVIELISKDEYIPVVAPIGVGKDGKSYNINADTVASEVAAALKAEKLILLTDVEGVKLSKDSNEIISSLTIQEAKELIEKNVIVGGMIPKILGCIEALEKGVGTTHILDGRVPHSILLEVFTNQGIGTMIIK; encoded by the coding sequence ATGGAAACGATTATTAAAAAAGCTCAGATATTAATAGAAGCTTTACCCTATATTCAGAAGTTTTATGGCAAAACCGTAGTTATTAAGTACGGCGGAAATGCAATGATAAACGACACTTTGAAAAACTCTGTCATGGAAGATATTATCTTGTTAAAATATATAGGTCTCCATCCAATTGTTGTTCACGGAGGAGGCCCGGATATCAACAAGGCTCTCGAGAAGTTTGATATAAAAAGTGAATTTGTAAACGGGCTGAGAGTAACCGATGCTGCCACAATGGAAGTAGCACAAATGGTGCTTGTAGGAAAAACTAATAAGGAAATAGTATCCATGCTAAATCACAAGGGAGGCAAAGCTATAGGTCTTTGTGGCATTGACGGGAACCTCCTGGAGTGCCGGCAGCACAAACCGGTAGTTGACGGAGTGGAAAGAGATATAGGTTATGTGGGAAAAATTATCAATGTAAACGCAAAAGTTATAGAGCTTATATCAAAGGATGAATATATCCCTGTAGTAGCCCCCATCGGGGTAGGCAAAGACGGCAAAAGCTACAATATTAATGCAGACACAGTGGCAAGCGAAGTTGCCGCTGCTTTAAAAGCTGAAAAACTTATTCTTTTAACTGATGTTGAAGGCGTGAAATTATCCAAGGACAGCAATGAAATTATATCTTCACTTACTATACAAGAAGCAAAGGAACTTATAGAAAAGAACGTTATAGTCGGTGGTATGATACCTAAAATTTTAGGTTGTATTGAAGCCCTTGAAAAAGGTGTTGGTACTACGCATATACTTGATGGAAGGGTACCTCACTCAATTTTGCTTGAAGTCTTCACAAATCAAGGAATAGGCACAATGATAATAAAATAA